CGGGAGTCGTCACCAGAACGTGTGGCGCCGTGCGAAGCATCTTCTGCCGCTCCGCAGTGGTCGTGTCTCCCGTCCGGACCGCGGTTCGGATGGGGGACAGCAGAATCCCCTTTTGCCCCGCCAGCGCGCGAATCCCGGTCAGAGGGACGTCGAGGTTCTTGTGGACATCATTGCTGAGCGCCCTGAGCGGCGAGACGTAGACGACGCGCACGGCGTCCGGCAGCACGCTTGTGGCCGCCTCCTTCACGAGACCGTCGATCGCGAGGAGAAACGCGGCGAGTGTTTTCCCCGAGCCAGTCGGAGCCGAGATCAGCACATCGCGGCCCGAAGCGATGACCGGCCAACCGCGGAGCTGCGGCTCGGTCGGGCGGCCAAAGCGACCGTCGAACCACTCGGCCACCAGGGGGTGGAAACTCGTCACCGTTCGCCCATTCTATCCGAGGACGGTCCGCCCGGACTCATCCTCGATGCTCGAAAAAGAATCAGCAACATGGTCGTCACGTAGAGATACCCAACGGTCTTCAGATGGATCGCCCTCGCCCAGGCCTCGATATGCGGCGGGGCGAAGTCCGAATACAGCCCCGGCACGAGCACGAGGGCAAGCACCCATGCCGCCCAGTAGATCCGCTCGCCCGATTTCTCGACGGCCGTCGCTCCGATGAGGAAGATTCCGGCAACCGCTAGCACCGAAGTGGGCGATTCGCTCAAGTAAGAGAACAACAAAACGTAGAGTCCATTGATGGGAAGAAGGAAACGGTGGAGCCGCTCGCGCTCTCCTCGCCGAAAGAGAACGAGGCAACCGATGCCAATAGCGATTCCCACCGCGACTCCAACCGGATAACGGATCGCGCCATCGATTCCGAAATGGCGCTCGAGAAAGCTACCGATGTCGAGCATGATGAAAGGTCGATCCTCATCCCGCCACATCAATTGCATCCATTGTCGATGGAGCTCGAGATTGCGCTCGATACCCAAGAGCGCCGCCGGCAGCAGGAACCACGCCAGCGTTCCACCGACCACCGAGACCCAGAAGTGCGCGTTCCAACTTGTCAACAGGCAGAGAACGAGAGTGAACGGGAAGAGCTTCAGGTTGGTGGCCAGTGAAAGTACGAGACCGGATCGGAAGCATTTGCCTTCCGCGTACTGGGCCGCGCCAAGCAGCATGAGGCCGAAGATTCCCAAGTTGACTTGGGCGTTCTGTATGGCGACGGCGAGATCGAGGGCGATAGAGCCAAGCGCCACCCATTTCAGCTTCGAGGAAAGGCCGAGCGAATAGCCGGCGGCCCGGCTCCACCTCGGGAAACCCCAGAAGAACAGGGCGCACTGCGTCAGCAAGAACAGAAAGAGCCCCTCTCGCGGCAATTGGGCAAAGGGAATCGTCAAGAGACCGGCGAGAGGGCTGTACTTGAAGCGGTCGAGCCCAAGCTCGGGTGCATACGGGTTGTCTCCGCTTACGATGTTCCATCCCGCCCCGGTAACGACCCGGTAGTTCGCCGGTCGTTTCACGAGGGTGGTGTGGAGGCATAGGGCAACGGTCGAGATGAGGACCACCGATGGGAACAACCACCTTCGCCAGATCGCCGAGGGCTCCATGCTATCCTCCCGCCGCCGCATCATGGACTTCCTCGCTGCGTCCGGCCTGCCGCGACAAATTCAACGACTCGTCGATTGGTTTCGCTTCGGTGATATCTCTCTCGGACGCTATCTCCTTTTTTCGCTCGCCGCCAGAATCCCCGCCAGTCTTTTTAGCCGCGGCTATGATTTCATGGACCACCAGTTCCAGTACGTCGACCCCGCCTACCATCTTGGTCTTGGCGGAAGCTGGTGGCGTCCCCACGAATACGAGCACGGGCTTCGGTCATGGATTTATCCGGGTCTTCTCGCGGGAATCTTTCGCGCCCTTGCCTGGTTAGGCATCGAAGCGCCGGTGCCCATGATGGTCGCGACGCGGTTCGTGCATGCCCTCATGGGGCTCCTCCCGCTTCTCGCACTCTGGATGCTGTTCGTCCGCTTTCGACGCCTCGATGGAGCTCGGCCGCTGTTGCTCTTCGTCGCCGCAAGTCCTCTGACTGTCTACGCCAGCGTTCAGCCCACCGGCCCGACGTTCGCTACCGGGCTCTCGCTCGCTGCCATCTTACTTTTTGAAGGACCCGGCCGTCTGTCGCCGTTTATTTCCGGACTGCTACTGGGCGGGGCGTTCTGCTGCCGGTTCCAAGACGCGTTTTTCTTTCCGGTTCTGCTTGCGGCGGGTCTTCTGTTGCGGCGCTACAAGGCCAGTGCTCTCATGGCGACGGGCGCCGCAATCGTCGTC
The Vicinamibacteria bacterium genome window above contains:
- a CDS encoding glycosyltransferase family 87 protein; the encoded protein is MVLISTVALCLHTTLVKRPANYRVVTGAGWNIVSGDNPYAPELGLDRFKYSPLAGLLTIPFAQLPREGLFLFLLTQCALFFWGFPRWSRAAGYSLGLSSKLKWVALGSIALDLAVAIQNAQVNLGIFGLMLLGAAQYAEGKCFRSGLVLSLATNLKLFPFTLVLCLLTSWNAHFWVSVVGGTLAWFLLPAALLGIERNLELHRQWMQLMWRDEDRPFIMLDIGSFLERHFGIDGAIRYPVGVAVGIAIGIGCLVLFRRGERERLHRFLLPINGLYVLLFSYLSESPTSVLAVAGIFLIGATAVEKSGERIYWAAWVLALVLVPGLYSDFAPPHIEAWARAIHLKTVGYLYVTTMLLILFRASRMSPGGPSSDRMGER